From a single Serratia surfactantfaciens genomic region:
- a CDS encoding FNR family transcription factor, protein MIPEKRVIRRIQSGGCAIHCQDCSISQLCIPFTLNAHELDQLDNIIERKKPIQKGQTLFKAGDELKSLYAIRSGTIKSYTITEQGDEQITGFHLAGDLVGFDAIGGLKHPSFAQALETSMVCEIPFETLDDLSGKMPNLRQQIMRLMSGEIKGDQDMILLLSKKNAEERLAAFVYNLSRRFAERGFSPREFRLTMTRGDIGNYLGLTVETISRLLGRFQKSEILSVKGKYITIENADALSVLAGTPRINVTVNA, encoded by the coding sequence ATGATCCCGGAAAAACGCGTGATTCGTCGTATCCAGTCTGGTGGTTGTGCGATCCATTGCCAGGACTGCAGCATCAGCCAGCTGTGCATTCCTTTCACCCTTAATGCCCACGAGCTGGACCAGCTCGACAACATTATCGAGAGAAAGAAGCCCATCCAGAAAGGCCAGACTTTGTTCAAGGCCGGCGACGAGCTGAAATCGCTGTACGCGATCCGTTCCGGGACCATCAAAAGCTATACCATCACCGAGCAAGGCGATGAGCAGATCACCGGTTTCCATCTGGCGGGCGACCTGGTCGGCTTCGACGCCATCGGCGGTCTGAAGCACCCGAGTTTCGCTCAGGCGCTGGAAACCTCGATGGTGTGCGAGATCCCGTTCGAGACCCTCGACGATCTGTCCGGCAAAATGCCTAACCTGCGTCAGCAGATCATGCGACTGATGAGCGGCGAGATCAAAGGCGACCAGGACATGATCCTGCTGCTGTCGAAGAAAAACGCCGAAGAGCGCCTGGCGGCGTTCGTTTATAACCTGTCGCGCCGCTTCGCGGAGCGCGGCTTCTCACCGCGCGAGTTCCGTTTGACCATGACCCGCGGCGACATCGGCAACTACCTTGGCCTGACGGTGGAAACCATCAGCCGCCTGCTGGGCCGCTTCCAGAAAAGCGAAATCCTCAGCGTGAAAGGCAAATACATCACCATCGAAAACGCCGACGCACTGTCGGTGCTGGCCGGCACGCCACGCATCAACGTGACCGTCAACGCCTGA
- the uspE gene encoding universal stress protein UspE, whose protein sequence is MAKYQNLLVAIDPNQDDQPALRRAVYLVKRNGGRIKAFLPIYDFSYEMTTLLSPDERTAMRQGVISQRAAWINEQCRFYLNDGVPIEIKVVWHNRPFEAIIQEVLSGQHDLLLKMAHQHDRLESVIFTPTDWHLLRKCPCPVWMVKDQPWPEGGKALVAVNLASEEPYHDPLNIKLVQETVELAQNVNQTEVHLVGAYPVTPINIAIELPDFDPSVYNDAIRGQHLIAMKALRQKFCIKEEFTHVEKGLPEEVIPDLAEHLQAGVVVLGTLGRTGISAAFIGNTAEHVIDHLKCDLLVIKPENFTCPIEADEDDEHDDED, encoded by the coding sequence ATGGCGAAGTATCAGAATCTTCTGGTGGCTATTGACCCCAATCAGGACGATCAGCCGGCATTGCGTCGCGCCGTGTACCTGGTGAAACGGAATGGTGGGCGCATCAAAGCCTTCCTGCCCATTTATGACTTCTCTTACGAAATGACGACCCTGCTCTCCCCGGACGAAAGAACGGCGATGCGGCAAGGTGTGATCAGCCAACGCGCCGCCTGGATCAACGAGCAGTGCCGTTTCTATCTCAACGACGGCGTGCCGATCGAAATCAAAGTGGTCTGGCATAACCGCCCCTTCGAAGCCATCATTCAGGAAGTGCTTTCCGGCCAACATGACCTGTTGCTGAAAATGGCGCACCAGCACGACCGGCTGGAGTCAGTGATCTTCACCCCCACCGATTGGCACCTGCTGCGCAAATGCCCTTGTCCGGTGTGGATGGTGAAAGACCAGCCCTGGCCGGAAGGCGGTAAAGCGCTGGTGGCGGTCAACCTGGCCAGCGAAGAGCCCTATCACGATCCGCTCAATATCAAACTGGTGCAAGAAACCGTCGAACTGGCGCAAAACGTCAATCAGACCGAGGTTCATCTGGTTGGCGCTTACCCCGTTACCCCGATCAACATCGCCATCGAGCTGCCCGATTTCGATCCCAGCGTCTACAACGATGCCATTCGTGGCCAGCATCTGATCGCCATGAAAGCGCTGCGGCAGAAATTCTGCATCAAGGAAGAGTTCACCCACGTGGAGAAAGGCCTGCCGGAAGAGGTCATCCCCGATCTGGCCGAGCACCTGCAGGCCGGCGTGGTGGTTCTGGGCACCCTGGGCCGCACCGGCATTTCGGCCGCCTTTATCGGCAACACGGCGGAACATGTGATCGACCATCTGAAATGCGATCTGCTGGTGATTAAACCGGAAAACTTCACCTGCCCGATCGAGGCGGATGAAGATGATGAACACGACGACGAAGATTAA
- the pntB gene encoding Re/Si-specific NAD(P)(+) transhydrogenase subunit beta, with amino-acid sequence MSGGLVTAAYIVAAILFIFSLAGLSRHETSKQGNLFGVAGMAIALIATILGPDSGNVGWIIIAMIIGGSIGVYLAKKVEMTEMPELVAVLHSFVGLAAVLVGFNSYLDHGAPMEPVMANIHLTEVFLGIFIGAVTFTGSIVAFGKLRGIISSKPLMLPNRHKLNLAALVISFLLLVAFVRTDSVGWQVVTLLLMTAIALAFGWHLVASIGGADMPVVVSMLNSYSGWAAAAAGFMLSNDLLIVTGALVGSSGAILSYIMCKAMNRSFISVIAGGFGSDGSSTGDAEEMGEYRETTAEEVAEQLKNSTSVIITPGYGMAVAQAQYPVAEITEKLRARGVKVRFGIHPVAGRLPGHMNVLLAEAKVPYDVVLEMDEINDDFPDTDTVLVIGANDTVNPAALEDPRSPIAGMPVLEVWKAQNVIAFKRSMNTGYAGVQNPLFFKENTQMLFGDAKDSVEAILRALQK; translated from the coding sequence ATGTCTGGAGGATTGGTTACAGCTGCATACATTGTTGCCGCTATTTTGTTTATTTTCAGCCTGGCGGGCCTGTCGCGCCACGAAACGTCGAAACAGGGCAACCTGTTCGGCGTCGCCGGTATGGCGATTGCGCTGATCGCCACCATTCTCGGGCCGGATTCCGGCAACGTCGGCTGGATCATCATCGCCATGATCATCGGCGGCTCGATCGGCGTCTATCTGGCGAAAAAGGTCGAGATGACCGAAATGCCGGAACTGGTGGCGGTGCTGCACAGCTTCGTCGGCCTGGCCGCGGTGCTGGTCGGCTTCAACAGCTACCTGGATCACGGCGCGCCGATGGAGCCGGTGATGGCGAATATCCATCTGACCGAAGTGTTTCTCGGCATCTTTATCGGCGCCGTGACCTTTACCGGTTCGATCGTCGCTTTCGGCAAGCTGCGCGGCATCATCTCTTCCAAGCCGCTGATGCTGCCGAATCGCCACAAACTGAACCTGGCGGCGCTGGTGATCTCGTTCCTGTTGCTGGTGGCATTTGTGCGTACCGACAGCGTGGGCTGGCAGGTAGTGACGCTGCTGCTGATGACGGCGATCGCGCTGGCGTTCGGTTGGCATCTGGTGGCGTCGATCGGTGGTGCCGACATGCCGGTGGTGGTCTCGATGCTCAACTCCTACTCGGGGTGGGCCGCCGCCGCGGCGGGCTTCATGCTGAGCAACGATCTGCTGATCGTCACCGGCGCGCTGGTGGGTTCTTCGGGGGCCATCCTGTCTTACATCATGTGTAAGGCGATGAACCGCTCGTTTATCAGCGTGATCGCCGGCGGTTTCGGTAGCGATGGTTCCTCTACCGGCGATGCCGAAGAGATGGGCGAATACCGCGAAACCACGGCGGAAGAGGTGGCCGAGCAGTTGAAGAACTCCACGTCGGTGATCATCACCCCAGGCTACGGCATGGCGGTGGCGCAGGCGCAATATCCGGTGGCGGAAATCACCGAGAAACTGCGCGCGCGCGGCGTGAAGGTGCGTTTCGGCATTCACCCGGTCGCGGGGCGTTTGCCGGGCCACATGAACGTGCTGCTGGCGGAAGCCAAGGTGCCGTACGACGTGGTGTTGGAGATGGATGAGATCAACGACGATTTCCCGGATACCGATACCGTGCTGGTGATCGGCGCCAACGACACGGTGAACCCGGCGGCGCTGGAAGATCCGCGCAGCCCGATCGCCGGTATGCCGGTATTGGAAGTGTGGAAAGCGCAGAACGTGATCGCGTTTAAACGCTCGATGAACACCGGCTATGCCGGCGTGCAGAACCCGCTGTTCTTCAAGGAGAACACCCAAATGCTGTTCGGCGATGCCAAAGACAGCGTGGAAGCGATTCTACGGGCGCTGCAGAAGTAA